From a single Ascaphus truei isolate aAscTru1 chromosome 2, aAscTru1.hap1, whole genome shotgun sequence genomic region:
- the LOC142488855 gene encoding uncharacterized protein LOC142488855 encodes MAGVSSPDPRCNGQWRNRRRAGRRGSQAIQNQDRRQTAKWSIKPWQAQQIRAILMKNWGVLKLDKDLDKYTKTYPRMVFRRAKTIGNKISPSLFEPKKDLNMLTTKGFFSCGNCRLCSPLEELLRAKLLPVVVEGLPGDRDIGIYPSQFPPVAPEGHVSPETEQVSSPGSASSTHLEEHDEEDYDDDDDDDAAAAIDTQIQASDHEEVPIETVLPPNRPANTTYDAIVASEGKIVEAENRRHSDLMTVLERMIALQEETVSQLAHLHRVFIEVPKQLQKINTSFEALVVQQTQANYLRMTNVPQFNLNTSQAGSVHAGQFSPHASDIHSPGPNVTGQVADIAVQVPDDILPLPSVQIQQLTPTKEATKRKHKQLLLTSFWSKTTKDTHETDQPSLVQCLPTCSHVSVGTSPVGESLATSPVGESLPKSPVSESLPKSPVSESLPKSPVDFTL; translated from the exons ATGGCTGGAGTCAGCAGTCCTGATCCGCGGTGCAATGGTCAGTGGAGAAATCGGAGAAGAGCAGGAAGAAGGGGTAGTCAGGCAATTCAAAATCAAGACAGGCGTCAAACAGCAAAGTGGTCGATAAAGCCATG GCAAGCCCAACAAATCAGAGCTATCCTGATGAAAAATTGGGGTGTATTGAAACTAGACAAGGATTTggacaaatacacaaaaacttATCCAAGAATGGTTTTTAGGCGAGCTAAAACTATCGGTAACAAAATTTCTCCTAGCTTGTTTGAGCCAAAGAAAGATTTAAATATGTTGACAACTAAAGGTTTCTTCAGCTGTGGAAATTGTAGACTATGCAG tccattggaggagctgcttcgggcaaaattacttcccgtcgtcgtggaaggcttacctggtgaccgggatattggaatttatccctcacaatttccaccag ttgcccctgaaggacatgtgtcacctgagacggaacaagtgtcttcacctgggtcagccagctcaacacacctagaag aacatgatgaagaggattatgatgatgatgatgatgatgatgccgccgccgccatagacacacaaatacaagcaagtgaccatgaagaggttccaattgaaactgttttaccgccaaatcgtccagcaaataccacatacgatgcaattgtagcttctgagggaaaaattgtggaagcagaaaatcgtcgccattctgacctgatgacagtgctggaaaggatgattgcactgcaggaagaaacagtttcacaattggcacatctccacagagtcttcattgaagtgccgaaacagttgcaaaaaatcaacacctcattcgaagcattagttgttcagcaaacacaagctaattacttgagaatgactaatgtaccacaattcaacttgaacacctcacaggcaggatctgttcatgcaggtcagttttcaccacatgcttctgatattcattcaccaggcccgaatgttaccggtcaagtagcagacattgctgtgcaggttcctgacgacatcctaccgctgccatctgtacaaattcagcagctgacacctacaaaggaggccacaaaaagaaaacacaagcagttactactgaccagtttttggtcaaaaacaacaaaagacacacatgaaacagaccaaccatcacttgtgcagtgtctaccaacttgctcacatgtgtcagtgggcacaagccctgtcggtgagtcactggccacaagccctgtaggtgaatcactgcccaaaagccctgtaagtgaatcactgcccaaaagccctgtaagtgaatcactgcccaaaagccctgtag